From the genome of Magnolia sinica isolate HGM2019 chromosome 12, MsV1, whole genome shotgun sequence:
CGACACAGCATTGTGCATACCATTCAACAAGTTTGATTAATTGTTCAATTTTCCCTTTCCCAGGCTCTTGTAAAGTTAGGCTATTGCCTTGTTTTTGCATGTcatgttatatactttatattttaaccatgatctataTATCACGTTACTATTTTCTCAAGATTTTCCATATCCCTTCTCCACCACATTACTCTGCTTGAAGACGTCTTCCTTGAAAACCACAAGATTCCAAGTTCACAACAAGTTCTCAATAGATTAAAacatgtgattttattttattttttctataaatgCAAATGAACTTTCTCGTACCAAATTGTGCTTTCAGCTATGTTGGTTGGCTGGGTCCTTACtgatgcctcagtggtagactcacaagagtttcaacatgaggtcatgggtttgagtacccattgtggtgaaatcccactgtggtgtaagtgcatgtgtaaaaaaaaaaaaaaaaaaaaagaagctatttTGGTTGGCTTTGCCAGGCATCATTCAAACTATAAATTTTCTGTTACCTACTCGATGCCATGCTTTAGTCTTTTGCTTACTGCATATGGATATTCCAGGCACAGATTCGGGTTTTGGCCCTTATTGCAAGGCTCTTCTCAATTTCTAGCTCTGTGGCATCAGCAGTTTATCACTCTAATCTCCTTGGGCTATTGGAAGCAGAAGTTAATGACACAAATGATATTCTTATGACTTTGAGTGCATTGGAGCTCTTGTATGAGGTAATGAGTTAAAGATTCGGTTGgtttacttctttttttctagCACATACTATTGACATGATTGTCTACTAAACTCATTTTGTTACCATTACTGGTTATTACGGACAACAAATTGACATTGCTATTgccatttattattaatataaatattgCAACTCCTGCTATCTTTATTATTGAGCTAAGATGatgatttacatgtccttttttttttgtctagttGTCAATGCTTTGCAGCTTGATTAGTGATGATTTCAAAATCAGGAGAGATGTATCTTATGCTTTATATTTGACCAACTTCCTCTTAGGTTCAAATTCATGTGTATGATTGTTTTAAGAAACCATCCAAGTACCAGGTGCATGGTGCTTTCTATGAGAGGACTAGTAGAATCACCATCTGTCAGCTTATTTGAGCTTCTTCCATACTAGGTTAGCAAAATTAGTCAAGAGATGTCCTTAGGCTTCTCTCTAAATGACTGAGGAACAGTTCTGTGTCTCACTGTTAACTATGTAACAAGGATATGACTTTTGAAGTGTGCCAAGTCAACATGATTTGATGTCTGCATGTCTGAAGCTGTTGGACACAGTTATCTAAAAGAAGAGTTTTGGAAAAAAGAATGTGTGCAATTGTGTGCACTGATAGAAATCGTGCCCTTTCCATCCACCTTCCAATAATGATGGACAGGTAACTTAGCACAAACTTCAAAATGGGCATTTAAGTATTTGCATTTTGAAATGCCTGCTAGATTATTCCTGCTGTCcatcttttaatggtgggagatgaTGTCCTCACTGACTCTTAGCGTTCACTGAGTGCATTGATCGTTTCACATTTGGCtgttatcttttttttctttttctttttttacatgtaCCCAAAAGTACTTCTTTACATGTAAGCAATTGATTTTTAggttaattttctttctttaatgCATTTTTACAATTCGTACACAATTTAATACtagttttcctttattttttttttgcattatgCTTCTCTCTTTTGGGGCTATTTCCTTTTGAACTCTACTGTTGTAttctatttctatttctttttctttttcttttttattaatttttttcagcCTTATCCATGAAAAATGTAATACTTGATTACTTTATATGTTTTTAGACATGTTTGTCAATTTGGCTTTTAAAATCAACCGTTGGAGACAGTGACACCTTGTAATGCATGGAGTTTCTAATTTTGTTTTAtaactccacatgatgcatggcttATTGTTTCTGGTGTTAAACAGAGTGAGGCTTCAAAGAAGCTTGGAAAAAAATTCACAACAGGAGCATCTGTTGTCAAGGTCTTTAAGCATTGCCTTGTTGCTTTTGCAGGGTGATCATGGCTTTTTATCATTTTATACTTTCTTGAAGTCATCTCAGTGATCTGTCATGGCCATAAAAAAGTGATGCAACAGTGATTTTGTATCCCTTCCCTACCAGTGAAACTTCCATGCCCTGACCATCTGCTGTTATGATTAAGCCTTGAACCATGCAATGATGTAATGCAGTCATGTTGGTCTCATTAGTTGTTTTGGGTGTTGATGATACTGTTTGGACACACTTAGAAAAAGGTTCTTTGCAGGGATAAGGCTTACTTTGTGGAACTTTTTATGAGGAGCATCGAACATGCCGGCCATAAAGATGTATTAAAAGTTCTGATGATCATCTCCAACCTCTCATATCAACATACAACGGCTTTTCTCTGTACTACcaccactttttttcttttttatttttaattttatttttaattttttatgaggGTGTCAATTGACCTGCCACATGGCATCTACTATAGGCTTTATGTAGGACCGCTTCACACaccttctccattttcttttcccctttttgtTATGGATTGTAATAATTGTTGCTCTGTATGCAGATTCTCAGATTCTTTCAAATTTaatgttggtttttatttttcGGTATCTATTTGTAATAGACATATTGGTTTAGAGAATCTATTGGCAAAAGATATAGAAGTCAGTCATGGTGCACACAGAAGTGAAGTGACAGTAAAAAAGGTAATAATGATATTCAATCAAATAAAACCACCATAGATGACTCAAAAGAGTAGATTCACATTCATTCGACTTCGTGGATTGATGGCGAATTTATATATAGTTGAATCAAGTCAATTACATAGAAATCAATTGTAATATATTTAGATAAGCAtgccattaaaaaagaaaactatttaGGTAAGCAATAATTAGATTTGCATGAATTTGGTTTCTAGGCATGATTATGATCCGTGATGTTATCAAGGACGTCTGAAAACTAGAATTCTAGTCTTACCAAATCTAACAGTTGTATTTAGTTTATATCTACCCACTACCATAATCACTTCTACTGGCAACGACACATCATTGTACCCTCTCATACATGCATTCATGAACAACTGCCCCTTGTACATTCCCTGTGGTTGGAGCTTGTTTGTAAATTCTCAATTTGGATCCATAGTAGCTGGTGTGTATCTTATCATTTGACTGTAGTTCAACATTGAGATCTATCCATGCTTTTGATTGTGATATGATTAGAAAGTTGGAGTCCCTACATTTTTCTAGTATTGAACATGTTGCTTGTGGTCAAAGAATTTCTACTGAAGAAGATCGACCATGGAGCCCTTTAAGGGAAGAAGATTGACTATGGAGCTCTGTAAGGGCTAACTATCTGGACTTCAATTTCTGGATTGCTATCAAtgagtgatgaagaaggtggcAGAGGTATCTTTATTCTTCACAATTGAAATGATTCATCCCAGCTGTTTCTATTTGTTATTTTTGTGGAATGGGTTATTCATGGAAATGAGTCAAGTGATTCTTGCTTGTACTCATGGTTTAAGCAACGGCATTGTATCAATTAATTTATTCTTACTATTTTTCATCATTGCTTCCTATTGTTACTCTGTTTTGAAAATTGACTGTTTTAATAACTAGGTGTTGTTTTCCAATTTTTAATAGTTGGTTATGCGGAAACTGTAGGCTGATTTTTCGTGTTGAAATATGTAACATGTAGGAGAAACATTGGTTTCACAATGGtacaactaggggtgcacatcgaaccgtcggaatcgtggaaccggaccggaaccgttggatcggtccggtttggtccggttccagagagcaccggttccggttccggttccaaaaatttgagaaccgttggatacggatcggttccggtttaAGGTCCTGCAGAACCGAActgaaccgttgatccgaaccgtaGATCCGAACCAAAATCCAATGTAATTTCTGTTATTTCTGCCCTTTTGTATCAATCCAGATGACCCACATTGCCAAAAACAGGATTCTTCTCATTCTCCTGCAATTTCAGAAAAAACccgaaataaatataaaaaaaatccaaattccCTGCAAATCTCCATCTCCCCAACATGCATTTCCTTCCAAATTACCCAAAACAcgattcttctcattttcctgcaATTCCATGAAAACCCCAAATGAAAAAAATCCCAATATTTCTTCAAATTTCCATCTCACCTTACCCGAATTTCCTTCCACAGGTAGTAGAGAATTCGGGTGCTGGAGACAGCGGGCCTAGCTTTTTAACGAATCCAGCCCGACAAACATTTCTCATTCCTAAAAAGGGTGgtttgtttgatactctggctgtgcgTGTTGCTCTATACTCTGGCACTAAGTAATTATATATTTGGTgtataataaataaaaactaaccaACAGAATTATGTAACCCAGTGTTTCTAAATCACAGGCCCAGAATCAGGTTGATTgatcaatcctaacctctgattggtggacactcGTTTGTTGAAATGAGACCATTGGATAAttccatttttaactgtccaataaatgtccaccaatctgatagtaatataattaaataaggttttttttttttttttttttttatattaataatgCATCTAAACTATGATATataatttgaatattttatttgGATTAATTATATGCTACTGTTTTCAATATCTAGTGCGTGCGTATGATGATagcactctgctagagtatcaaatattttCACTACCTGACAGTGAAAAAAAGCTTACCAACTTCCCCAAACAGGGAGTGGGCGTAGTCCACTTGAGGCGCATTTTAGAATTATCTTCTCTTACTGACTGTCTATCTATATTTCATATGGATCTCCGTCGCATCTTCTTCCATATCTTAAAACCCTAGCTAGGGTTTGAGACGATCTACTCTCTCCCTTTCATTCTCTGTGATTTTCTTCCGCCATGGAAGCTCTACTTCGGATCTCCTCTCCTTCTTCCGCTCTCTGAAGGTATCATTCATATCaatctttgctctctctctctctctctctctctctctctctctctctctctctctctctctctctctctcattctgctccaagaaccgtggaaccgatccggaaccgaaccgtttttcACGGTCTGGTTCCGATTCCAAAAATTGTAGAACcgtaggaacggttcggttctggtttcaccccaaaaccggaccaaaccgaaccgtgtgcacccctaggtaCAACCGCATAACTCTTGTTTGAATTTCAATGGCTACAAGACTCTTGAAAGGAGGCTATTGTCTAAAACTTTGCTTCATGTAACATACATCTATAGTTTGTGTGTATGCTTAACCTTTTTAATAGGTTATTGTAGTTCAGCcttaaagaatatatatatatatattttttattgaagTACCATGGTAGTGAGATTTAGTTTCCTTTCTTAAACAGTTGACCATTTACCCCATGATGCAAAGAAATCCAAGGTGCTCAAATCAACCTAAAGTTATGGTTGATTTGTTAGAGTAGATTGGGGTAACCTTTTAAATTAAGGcatttcctttattattattattattattattattattattaagatgTATATCTCATAAGATTTTTACAAATGTCTGCCAGAACCTGgtatctctctctatatattcTCCCTGTTGTTAATGGAATAAACATCTATTTCGGTTTCTACAATATAGTCTCTCGTGGTTAACATGACTTGACAAATGGGCCCAAGCATGTTCAGGTCGACCATGTCAATGGAAGCCATAGCTTGTCCTTGAAGAGTGATGGGCCTGGTTGGTTTGTGAATGAAACACTTCTTTCATGAGCTACTGCTCTCTTCATGTGTGTGCATTTGGAGGATGAGTGTTGTAGCTAGTCTGCTACGTGGTGGCAAAGAAGACCCAACCTTGAAGCATGGGTTTtttccttgtgtgcaggattttaatcaattgtgcctaaatttaggcctacaagcacttcagccttttgacgccagtcgtggatttttttttcattttttattttttaaataaattttttttattcaagaccattttcaatttattgttctaaatattatattttttattgtgaagtaatataaattttctttaatattcagttttaattgtattacaacattttttatgttttaaatattaaaaaaaatacaggtttcaattgaattatatatataataaaaaaattactaGCCTGCGTGGCGGCCTCCCCAATCTATACAAAGACTTGTGGGCAATCAAAGTTCCATCTATAATCTGTCTGCTATATACAAAAGCTCCCTGCACCTTGGAGATACATTTCTTAGCGCCTTTTGTAAGTGGATGGTAGTATTTTAGCATGGATTTTGTAGGGactttcaatcaatctgattggcCTGAAATCCCTCGAGGACCCACTCCTTTTTTCTTTGGAATGAGAGTAATAAGTGATGTTCCCAAGTACTCCAATGAAAATACAACTACTTTCAGAAGTTTACATTTCAACCTTTGTAGTATGTAGTATGCAGTACGGATGCAAGACAGAGGATCAAACTTTCACTATTTTATGGTGTGCAGCTGACAGAGAGCATGGCCTGCAACCTTTCATGTAAAGCTGCACCTTCCAACTTGTACATGCACTTGGACTCTCTCATCTGTTCTTTGAATATTTGGTATTGCTGGTCTTCTCAATTGGGTCTCATTTTGAACTTCTTCATGCACTTGGATACTCTCATATTTGGCTTTTTGGAAATTGGGTATTGCTGGTATTCTCAATTGGGTCTTGCATTTTGAATATCTACATGCACTTGAACTCTCCCATATATGTGTATGTTTGTCAATGTATAATTAGTGAAGTTCTGTACAAACAAAGCCTCTCTATCCACACCACAAAATGTGGCCACACATGCTAGCATCTTACCTGCACCTCAGGTAAATACCGTAGCAATATCAAGATTAGTGGGccaaaaaattacttataaattgcCATCATGTCACTTCCACTAGCTCCTGCTTGAGTAATTGTTTTAGGATCTATTCTGTCATCTATGAAACTCTCATGATGCTCAATGTTGTCCTTGTCATCTTCTTCATCCTCCGACACTTCTGCATCTAACGATACCCTGAGCGGAAACAACCATAAGTCAGACCTCCATGAACTGAATACTTATTCTCCCATTTTGATACAGGAACTGCCCACAATCTCGATCTGAACCTGGGGATTTCCCCCCTTCTTTTGCCCATGGTTCGAAGGAGAGTTCGATTGGCTTCCATTTTCATTGCAGCCTTTTTGAGGTGCCTAAAAACAGGAAAACTAGGGTAATCGACACATACATGTGAGTTTTTATGTATGCCAATTTGATATCTGAACATGGAAAAGTGTACGTTTTCTTATTACTATCTATTGTTAATGAAGCTTCTCTTATGACCCCACATTTATTAATttctggatgatgatgatgatgatctattgTTCATGAAGGGGAAATGATTTTTATCAGATCCTGATGCTTTTCCCATGTACGCGCCTAATGGAACATGCTATGCATAGCTAATATTTGTTCTTTAGAAGTTCACATCTGCTAGAACATTTCCCAAATTAGTTTATCAGCAGATCTAATTAAAAGCTTGTGAAACTAATTACAATGCCAATCAATCTCATCTCTTTATAGGGTTCTCATCATTGATGGATACTTTGCTACTGCACATGTTATCTTTGTAGATATTGATTGATCTCTAACTGGTTTTGGGCCTTCTTTCCAACATGCAGATATTGAACCTTGTTGATGTTCAGTGTCATTATGGAAGTCTACATGTTAATTCATGTTATCTCACATAAAAGCTAGTTTTAAGTGACAGTTTTTCTATTTACAGGTTGAGAACCCAACTTCAGTacatcaaaagaaaggaaaacaaaaataaataaataataataaaagaaaagaaaaaaggaagaaaaagaaggaaaaagaaagaagagaaaggaaaccATATGTCCTCGATTCTTATCAAACTTTCAAGGAACACTGAAACAAATTCTCATCATGTACAACTCAACTGCCAAAAATTTTGCCAATATGTTTGTTGATCTATGGCTGGgaattataatttttgaagtttccCGCATGGTTGATTCGGCAGAAAGAGTGCTTTTGATCCTCTGCTTTCCAGGTTTTGTCTGGTTGGTCCCTGGCCTGCATTTACATCTTGGCTGTTAACATCTGGTGACTATGGAAAAGGTAAAGATAGGGCCATATGCTTATTTATAGGAAAATGACCAAAACAAATCCAGTTGCTCCTGTTGACAGGACAATCTTTCTACCCAGAAAGAATAATTGTACTATGCTCATAAATTGTTAGTGCTATATAGATCAAGATGtatctgttgtgtgtgtgtgtgtattgtctTCTCATAGTGGTTGAGTTGAGAATGCATTGTCAGATAGAATGTAATTAGttttcatgatatatctattGGTCAATACAAAGTCACTAAAATGTTGCTACTTAGTGGGAGGTTGTCACATGTATGTGGCTGTTCTATACTACATGTCTGTAAGTTGCCACTCATGTTTTACTCTAGGAGAACTTCACGGCTGTTGAATTACTCATGCTGTAGCACATTAAGCTTTGCTGATGTAGACTGTTTAAAACGGTACTGTGAAATGTcttgagaaatgctccagtgctcccaGAGCATTgtaaagttatagtgctcctagttgcatcagttcagttagtCCAATTGATTGATCTCAAGTGTTTGTCAAGTCCAGAACAAATTTAAGGATGCTTGCATGGTTAATTGCTCATGAAATGTGCACTGGACCTAGTGATCAGTCTAGATTGATGGATTGGATAGTCTAGGTGTCCCATGCAACTAGGAGCagtataacttatagtgctttgagagcactggagcatttctcgtTAATCTTTTTGGAGTTATTGTTCTCAGTAGCATGTTGAAGTATGTTTTCCTAATCACCGTAAATGTTACTGATATTGGATGTGGCATTGATTGAAGACGGACTCCATAGAGTTGAAAGACCACTTGCATTTTACTGTTATGTTCATGGATTGCATTTTACTGTTACGAAATTGTAGATGAACAAGGCACATTAAGTTATAAGTCTTTCAAGCTTATTGCAGATTGCTGATGCTCTTTACTACAATGCAACAATGACACTTGGCATATTGCAAAAGCTTGGGGTGGCAGCAGAAGTTTTTAATCTCTTGTTTCAGATGCTACAACAGGTTAAAAAAAGTGGTTTGCATGCTAATTTTAGAAGGTGACTTCTGCTTCTCAGATTGTTTTCCTCATGTTGTAAAACTTTTCCTGTGGCTTCCATAGTCCTATGGTGATTGCAGGGAACATGATAAGAAAGTTTGCTTGTTGGAATTGACTTCACTTCTTGCACTCCCTGCGGACCAGTTACCCGGAGAAGCACTGGAACGTTTGTTTCGAGCAACACTTGACTTGCTTGTTGCTTACAAGGATCAAGTTGCAGGTACTGCTCATTTCATTggatgctttttcttttctttttcctctttccttttctttaaaCTAATAAACTCAAATTCATAACTGAAAATCAATGTGCATCATGCTTTCCTTATGATCACTCTGTTTAGTTTTACCTTTTTATTCTGCTTATTTTGGGTCTTCCAAGAGGCTCGACAGTTCATCCCAGCTCAGCTACACATGCTTTTGACTGAGATTTTTCAAGTAGGGATAGCCCGACAGTTTTTCCACATTTTATGCACATGTTTCACTTGGAGAAGGTTTGCCACATTAGTATTTTTAGAGTCTTTTACAGGAACTATGAAAGTTTAGAACTGCTCCTAGATTAATCCTAATAAAGGATAGTTAGCTTCTATACTCTTTGTACTAAGATTATAGATAAATGGATTTTGGCTCAATGGATTGAGGTGATTTGTTAGACAAGATCTACATTAGCTGACCAAAGTCAATCTACAGCAGGTGATTTGGATGTAGTATGATCATGAGCTATGCAGGTTCATTAAAATTGTGGCTTTGAGTGTGGTGGATCATTTTTAGATACAACGTATGGGCAGGGTCAAAGATTTAGCCAATACCTTCAAACCATGGCCTTTGGATCAAGAGATTTGAGGGTGCTTTGCTATACATTATCTACACTGGGCTTTAAACATGATTCATCTGTCATTTGGAGcattctttttcatcttagacTGGATACAAATTGTACATGCCAAGTTCCAGCCAACTTGATCGGAAACCCATATTCCAGGACAATACAAACCTGTTTTGAAAGATCCTTAGACTTCCTGATATTGAGCATGGGTTTGTTCTGTTGTGGCAAGTAGTTTCTCTTTGTTCTTTGACAATGTCATGGGCAACCATTTTTTGTTTTGTATttcgtattttattttattttttacttcctCTTCAATTTTTTCTAAGAAAATGCAGAAGTTGATATTCTAGGCTGTAGGATATTTGTTGGTCGTATTGGCTGGGAAGTCATGTTTTTTTAATATTgccaattttgaaatattttatgtgATTTTGAACCTTCAAGTATCATCTTGATTTATTGATTTGCAATTAATATATTTCCAATGCTACAAcactaatttaaatattttatgtgATTTGGAACCTTCAAGTATCATCTTGATTTATTGATTTGCAATTAATATATTTCCAATGCTACAAcactaatttaaatattttatgtgATTTGGAACCTTCAAGTATCATCTTGATTTATTGATTTGCAATTAATATATTTCCAATGCTACAACACTAATTTCTTATTAGATTTTTTATAATTTGTATGATCTTCCCCTGATTCTTTTAACTTTtgcagttgttttttttttttttttgaaatttctaattGAATGTGTTCACAATTACAAAAGCGTCAGCTCTTTCTTGCCTCTTATGGTGCTTGCTCCTCAGGAGGAGAAATGAATTGTGGATATGGCCCCAAGTACTTTCAGCCTCTTGTAAATGAAAGCAGCTGCTCCTAAGCTTCTTCTTCTAAGAG
Proteins encoded in this window:
- the LOC131221622 gene encoding importin beta-like SAD2, producing the protein MTLGILQKLGVAAEVFNLLFQMLQQVKKSGLHANFRREHDKKVCLLELTSLLALPADQLPGEALERLFRATLDLLVAYKDQVAGTAHFIGCFFFSFSSFLFFKLINSNS